In one Thermoplasmataceae archaeon genomic region, the following are encoded:
- the asnS gene encoding asparagine--tRNA ligase, which produces MHLIGDILSSGFVGKTVSVRGWVYRTRSSGKIAFVVLRDSSGIIQTVASISNLGEEKFKIIASLGIESSLEISGEVRRDERAVTGYEIDVSDFTVYQKNDVFPITKDKGEEFLLDNRHLWLRSQEFSAVMKVRSTVFKAFADFFYSEGFYQVQCPFMVSTATEGGGTLFKVPFFGTEVSLTQSAQFYLETMIFGLEKVFTISPSFRAEKSRTWRHLTEYWHGEAEVAWINNDQMMDIEEKMIHFIIQRVLEVNTKELGIIGRDPEILRHWMQPFLRMKYSELIERAQQFGMAIKYGDDLGSDEEKQIMVHFDRPVFVTHYPKELKTFYFRLDPKNPGELLCHDLLAPEGYGEIIGGSERIWDLNELLGRMQEFNLNPEEYYWYIDLRKYGSIPHSGFGLGLDRAIMWICKLDNIRNAIPFPRTIRRTKP; this is translated from the coding sequence ATGCATTTAATAGGTGATATCCTCTCCAGTGGTTTTGTTGGCAAAACCGTTTCTGTAAGGGGATGGGTATACAGGACAAGAAGCAGCGGAAAGATAGCTTTTGTTGTTTTGAGAGATTCAAGCGGCATTATACAGACCGTAGCCAGTATCAGCAATCTTGGTGAAGAAAAATTCAAGATCATTGCTTCCCTTGGTATTGAAAGCAGCTTGGAGATTTCCGGAGAAGTGAGGAGAGATGAGCGAGCAGTCACAGGTTACGAAATAGATGTTTCAGATTTTACGGTTTACCAGAAAAACGATGTTTTTCCCATCACGAAGGATAAAGGTGAGGAATTTCTGCTTGACAACCGGCATCTTTGGCTCAGGAGTCAGGAGTTTTCCGCTGTTATGAAAGTAAGATCCACAGTTTTCAAAGCTTTTGCCGATTTTTTCTATTCAGAAGGATTTTACCAGGTGCAATGCCCCTTCATGGTATCCACTGCCACTGAAGGCGGAGGAACTCTCTTCAAAGTACCTTTTTTCGGAACAGAGGTGAGCCTGACCCAGAGTGCCCAGTTTTATCTTGAGACAATGATCTTTGGGCTGGAAAAGGTATTCACCATATCTCCCAGTTTTAGGGCTGAGAAGTCTAGAACCTGGAGGCACCTAACAGAATACTGGCACGGAGAAGCAGAGGTGGCCTGGATAAACAATGACCAGATGATGGACATTGAGGAGAAAATGATTCATTTCATCATCCAGCGTGTTCTGGAAGTAAACACAAAAGAACTGGGCATAATAGGAAGGGATCCAGAGATCCTGAGGCACTGGATGCAGCCGTTCCTCAGGATGAAATATTCCGAATTGATAGAAAGAGCCCAACAATTTGGGATGGCAATCAAATATGGAGACGACCTTGGATCTGATGAAGAAAAACAGATTATGGTTCATTTTGATCGCCCTGTTTTCGTTACTCACTATCCGAAAGAGCTTAAAACATTCTACTTCAGACTGGACCCCAAAAACCCCGGAGAGTTGTTATGCCATGACCTTCTGGCCCCTGAAGGATACGGTGAGATAATTGGCGGCAGTGAGAGAATCTGGGATCTTAATGAGTTACTTGGAAGAATGCAGGAATTCAACCTGAACCCTGAAGAATATTACTGGTATATAGACCTCAGGAAGTACGGAAGTATCCCGC
- a CDS encoding DUF309 domain-containing protein, producing the protein MIQKGHRILLLIARLSIPDLERIEGYLTRKIIVRRHTDSLEIDLETMEPSKVVSFFRSSSALLLIRKLMPEETVTKLGSSGLVIIREQILDTASALFEEERYWESHILLESLWKATTGEYKKYIQNLIYFAVSMIKYQMGEYQTAMTIFQKAMENFKQKYSLPIDNLIIADFRYPYSLDFTRTSNIPKI; encoded by the coding sequence TTGATCCAAAAAGGTCACAGAATACTGCTCTTAATCGCCAGATTAAGTATACCGGACCTTGAGAGAATTGAAGGATACCTTACCAGGAAAATAATAGTGAGGAGGCACACAGATTCCCTCGAAATAGATCTGGAAACTATGGAACCATCGAAGGTGGTTTCTTTTTTCAGGTCAAGCTCCGCCCTCCTATTGATCAGAAAGCTCATGCCTGAAGAGACCGTGACTAAACTTGGTAGCAGCGGGTTAGTGATTATCAGGGAACAGATACTAGATACTGCATCGGCGCTTTTTGAAGAGGAGAGATACTGGGAATCTCACATCCTTCTTGAGTCCCTATGGAAAGCAACCACTGGAGAATACAAGAAATACATACAGAACCTGATCTATTTTGCAGTATCAATGATCAAATATCAGATGGGAGAATACCAGACTGCCATGACCATTTTTCAAAAGGCCATGGAGAATTTTAAACAGAAATACTCTTTGCCTATTGACAATCTTATCATCGCAGACTTCAGATATCCATATTCATTAGATTTTACCAGAACTAGTAACATTCCAAAAATATAA
- a CDS encoding DNA polymerase sliding clamp produces the protein MKLKISVKNLKEVADLLNTIVSEAKFSFKKDGVIIKAVDPAHVAMVSLEIPTDVFEMYELDQEEEISLDIERLKSILKLANSGDVITVYKEKERLKFEIGTIIKTLSLLDNNSITTPRVPQVSSESYVVLPKFELEKGLKAAEDVSDSIRLTLSSNDFRARSLSDTEESEMVLSRELLKEIKCEESVKSSYPLDYLLKLVKSLSSTDSLKMSFKDDYPLTLDFEFGQPAKGSVGSYIKGVFLLAPRMEQ, from the coding sequence ATGAAACTAAAAATTAGTGTGAAGAACCTGAAAGAAGTTGCTGACCTGCTCAATACAATCGTTAGCGAAGCTAAATTTTCATTCAAAAAAGATGGGGTTATAATCAAGGCGGTGGACCCTGCTCACGTTGCTATGGTTAGCCTGGAAATCCCGACAGACGTATTCGAAATGTACGAACTGGATCAGGAGGAAGAGATCTCCCTTGATATTGAGCGCCTCAAGTCAATTCTGAAGCTGGCAAATTCTGGGGACGTGATCACTGTGTACAAGGAGAAAGAGCGGCTGAAGTTCGAGATCGGCACAATAATAAAAACACTATCTCTGCTCGATAACAATAGCATAACAACACCACGGGTACCTCAGGTAAGTTCTGAAAGCTACGTAGTGCTTCCAAAATTCGAGCTTGAGAAGGGGCTTAAGGCTGCTGAAGATGTTTCCGATTCCATCAGGCTCACGCTCAGCTCAAACGATTTCAGGGCTAGATCCCTATCAGACACGGAGGAATCTGAAATGGTACTTTCCCGGGAACTCCTCAAGGAAATAAAATGCGAGGAGTCAGTTAAAAGCTCCTATCCACTAGACTATCTCCTCAAGCTCGTGAAGTCGTTGTCCAGCACGGACTCCCTGAAAATGAGTTTCAAGGATGACTACCCCCTCACATTAGATTTCGAGTTTGGCCAACCGGCAAAAGGATCTGTTGGATCTTACATTAAAGGCGTATTTTTGCTGGCGCCAAGAATGGAACAATAA
- a CDS encoding 6-carboxytetrahydropterin synthase — translation MQVIVDGWQAGLRFSAAHFIPSHNKCSRLHGHDYAIMVRIWGDPVDGIVVDYDEVYRYVMSAIAPMDHKLLVPALSDVIGHTCSGGICEISYGNKKLTVPQSDVCICNTESSSSEDLSNMISKDLADKLRKLGNVKGIEIGVQEGPGQGAYSEVILNE, via the coding sequence ATGCAGGTAATAGTTGATGGGTGGCAGGCAGGACTTAGGTTTTCGGCAGCCCATTTCATTCCGTCTCATAACAAGTGTTCGAGGTTACATGGTCATGACTACGCAATAATGGTAAGAATATGGGGTGACCCGGTTGACGGGATCGTGGTGGATTACGATGAAGTTTACCGGTACGTCATGAGCGCGATTGCACCCATGGATCATAAGCTTCTGGTTCCAGCCCTGAGTGACGTCATAGGGCATACATGCAGTGGCGGCATCTGTGAGATCAGCTACGGAAACAAGAAATTAACTGTCCCTCAGAGTGATGTCTGTATTTGTAATACCGAGTCTTCGTCAAGTGAAGACCTTTCCAATATGATATCTAAGGATCTGGCAGATAAACTCCGGAAGCTTGGGAACGTAAAGGGCATCGAAATCGGCGTTCAGGAGGGCCCGGGGCAGGGAGCATACTCGGAAGTGATTCTAAACGAGTGA
- the queC gene encoding 7-cyano-7-deazaguanine synthase QueC — protein sequence MLSGGLDSSTVLAIAKRKGYDVTALSFNYGQRHSIEIQASKRIADHFNVRHVVFEMDFSKIGGSSLTADIPVEKRKVEEIGRDIPTSYVPARNSIFLAIAAAFAETAGADRIFIGANAVDYSGYPDCRPEFFAAFENAINLGTKVGNTGRIRIDVPLQFLSKSEIISIGHSLGVPYDLTYSCYNGGELPCGECDSCLLRLKGFMEAGIPDPLKYEKYPDFYKEFLKKIKG from the coding sequence CTGCTCTCTGGTGGACTGGATTCCAGCACTGTCCTCGCAATTGCCAAAAGAAAGGGTTACGATGTAACGGCATTGAGCTTCAACTATGGTCAGCGGCATTCCATAGAGATACAGGCTTCAAAGAGGATAGCAGATCATTTTAATGTCAGGCACGTGGTCTTCGAGATGGATTTCAGTAAAATTGGAGGGAGCTCCCTGACTGCGGATATACCGGTAGAAAAGAGGAAGGTTGAAGAAATTGGGAGAGATATTCCCACTTCCTATGTCCCGGCGAGGAACTCTATTTTCCTTGCAATCGCTGCTGCATTTGCTGAAACTGCCGGTGCAGACAGAATCTTCATTGGTGCGAATGCGGTGGATTACTCTGGGTACCCGGACTGCAGGCCAGAATTCTTCGCAGCGTTTGAAAACGCAATCAATCTTGGGACAAAGGTCGGGAATACGGGAAGGATCAGAATTGACGTCCCGCTGCAGTTCCTGTCAAAATCAGAAATCATTTCTATTGGGCACAGTCTTGGGGTTCCCTACGACTTGACCTATTCATGCTACAATGGGGGAGAATTGCCGTGCGGTGAATGTGATTCATGCCTGCTCAGGCTAAAAGGATTCATGGAAGCCGGGATCCCCGATCCCCTGAAATATGAAAAATATCCAGATTTTTACAAAGAATTTTTAAAAAAAATTAAAGGTTAG
- the mdh gene encoding malate dehydrogenase, which yields MARPKISVIGAGNVGATVAQILALKEIGDVYLFDVVDGVPEGKSLDILEGGPHWKSDSLVSGYTTINKENYKNLEGSDVVVITAGLARKPGMSRDDLLQKNIEIMMDVGQNIKKYAPRSKLVVVTNPADIIAYALQKITGIAPSRIIGLGGSLDSARFKAFLAQELKVSVEDVNAFVIGGHGDDMVPFIRYSSVAGIPISNLLSKDKIDAIVKRTRLGGGEIVNLLKTGSAYYAPGISIVAMVESIVKGKNRVIPCAAYLTGDHAKHYGAKDLFIGVPIKIGENCVEEIYDMDFNNEEKVLWNKTVQSVNESCRKVDEILKGKI from the coding sequence ATGGCAAGACCGAAGATTTCTGTAATAGGCGCAGGAAATGTTGGCGCCACGGTTGCACAGATACTGGCTCTGAAGGAAATAGGAGATGTCTATCTGTTTGATGTGGTGGATGGAGTTCCAGAGGGAAAATCACTGGACATACTGGAAGGTGGACCACACTGGAAATCGGACAGTCTGGTATCAGGCTATACGACTATAAACAAAGAAAATTACAAAAATCTTGAAGGATCGGACGTTGTTGTGATCACCGCCGGACTGGCGAGAAAACCGGGAATGAGCCGTGATGATCTGCTCCAGAAAAATATTGAGATAATGATGGACGTTGGGCAGAACATAAAGAAATATGCCCCCAGATCCAAACTTGTTGTAGTAACAAACCCTGCCGACATCATAGCCTATGCTCTGCAGAAGATTACCGGGATAGCTCCTTCCAGGATAATTGGGCTTGGTGGATCCCTAGACAGTGCCAGATTCAAGGCGTTCCTGGCACAAGAACTCAAAGTGTCTGTGGAGGATGTCAACGCATTTGTAATAGGCGGCCACGGCGACGACATGGTTCCATTTATCAGATACTCCAGCGTGGCCGGTATCCCAATCAGCAATCTGCTTTCCAAGGACAAAATAGACGCAATTGTAAAGAGAACCAGACTTGGCGGCGGTGAAATCGTTAATCTGCTTAAGACCGGAAGCGCTTACTATGCCCCCGGGATTTCGATTGTTGCAATGGTTGAGTCCATTGTCAAGGGAAAAAACAGGGTCATCCCGTGTGCAGCGTACCTAACGGGAGATCACGCAAAGCACTATGGCGCGAAGGACCTATTTATCGGCGTCCCCATCAAAATCGGTGAGAACTGTGTGGAAGAGATCTATGATATGGATTTCAACAATGAGGAGAAAGTGCTTTGGAACAAAACTGTCCAGTCCGTAAACGAGAGTTGCCGCAAGGTAGATGAAATCCTGAAAGGAAAAATCTAA
- the tuf gene encoding translation elongation factor EF-1 subunit alpha — MAQQKPHINLVTIGHVDHGKSTLVGRLLFEHGEVPAHIIDQYRKEATEKGKATFEFAWVMDRLKEERERGVTIDLNHKKFETDKYYFTLIDAPGHRDFVKNMITGTSQADAAMLVVSSRDGEGVMSQTREHAFLARTLGVQQLIVLANKMDVTQPPYSEQRYKQVKADIEKLLGSIGFKNVPIIPISGYKGDNILKPSENLKWYNGPTLLQALDSLKVPEKPTNKPLRLPVQDIYSITGIGTVPVGRIETGILKVGDKVVFQPADKQGEVKSIEMHHENMTQAEPGDNVGFNVRGIAKNDVKRGDVCGSQSSPPTVVKGFTAQIVVLNHPSVIAVGYKPVFHVHTSQVACRIEEIVKTLNPKDGTTLKEKPDFIKTGDIAIVKIIPDRPLVIEKVSEFPQLGRFAVRDMGQTVAAGQCIDVEVK, encoded by the coding sequence ATGGCACAGCAGAAACCACACATAAACTTAGTCACAATTGGGCATGTCGATCATGGAAAATCAACACTCGTAGGCAGATTGCTTTTTGAGCATGGGGAAGTTCCTGCCCATATTATTGATCAGTATAGAAAGGAAGCCACCGAAAAGGGGAAGGCGACGTTTGAGTTCGCATGGGTTATGGACAGGCTGAAAGAGGAGAGAGAAAGGGGAGTTACCATTGATCTGAACCATAAAAAGTTCGAGACTGACAAGTACTATTTTACACTGATAGACGCTCCAGGACACAGGGACTTTGTTAAGAACATGATTACCGGTACAAGCCAGGCCGATGCCGCAATGCTCGTTGTTTCCAGCAGAGACGGTGAAGGCGTCATGTCCCAGACTAGAGAGCATGCTTTCCTTGCGAGAACGCTTGGTGTGCAGCAGCTCATTGTGCTTGCAAACAAGATGGATGTTACTCAGCCGCCATACAGCGAGCAGAGATACAAGCAGGTAAAAGCTGACATAGAGAAGCTGCTTGGGTCCATCGGGTTCAAGAATGTTCCTATCATCCCTATTAGCGGTTACAAGGGTGATAATATCCTGAAGCCTTCAGAGAACCTTAAATGGTACAACGGCCCGACTCTTCTTCAAGCACTGGATTCATTGAAGGTCCCGGAAAAGCCGACCAACAAGCCACTTAGACTCCCAGTGCAGGATATTTACTCGATCACCGGTATCGGTACTGTACCAGTAGGAAGAATAGAAACTGGAATATTGAAAGTTGGAGACAAGGTCGTTTTCCAGCCAGCTGATAAACAGGGTGAGGTCAAATCCATTGAAATGCATCATGAGAACATGACGCAGGCAGAACCTGGAGACAACGTTGGTTTTAACGTAAGGGGAATCGCGAAGAATGATGTTAAGAGGGGAGATGTATGCGGGTCACAGTCCTCGCCACCTACGGTAGTGAAGGGCTTTACAGCACAGATCGTCGTTCTGAACCATCCTAGCGTAATTGCAGTTGGGTATAAACCGGTATTCCACGTACACACTTCACAGGTTGCTTGCCGTATTGAGGAAATTGTCAAGACACTTAACCCTAAGGACGGTACGACCCTGAAGGAGAAACCCGACTTCATAAAGACGGGAGACATCGCAATCGTGAAAATTATTCCGGACAGACCTCTCGTTATTGAGAAGGTGTCTGAATTCCCGCAACTCGGGAGATTCGCTGTCAGGGACATGGGTCAAACTGTGGCCGCTGGCCAGTGTATAGATGTTGAAGTCAAATAA
- the rpsJ gene encoding 30S ribosomal protein S10: protein MASYKARISLSGTEHGIVDVVCDEIKGIAKRTGVEVHGPVPLPTKRLVVPVRKSPDGEGSPTWDRWEMRVHKRLIDVDADERTLRQLMRIPIPDGVQIEIQIKS from the coding sequence TTGGCATCATACAAAGCTAGAATCTCATTGAGCGGAACCGAACATGGAATAGTAGATGTTGTCTGTGACGAGATTAAGGGAATTGCGAAGAGAACTGGTGTTGAGGTTCATGGACCAGTTCCATTGCCTACAAAGAGACTCGTTGTACCAGTGAGAAAGAGCCCTGATGGGGAAGGTTCTCCCACGTGGGACAGATGGGAAATGAGGGTACACAAGAGGCTCATCGACGTTGACGCGGACGAAAGAACACTCAGGCAGTTGATGAGGATACCTATTCCCGATGGGGTCCAGATAGAGATTCAAATAAAGAGTTAA